In Euphorbia lathyris chromosome 10, ddEupLath1.1, whole genome shotgun sequence, a single genomic region encodes these proteins:
- the LOC136209004 gene encoding uncharacterized protein isoform X2, with protein MEVTAPFANAAATKVSNEAIDSVWRQIGYIWNYKSNIEDLEHQLVKLKAERQSMLNSMDEARRNGEEIEDTATIWLKSADDAIEAADEILKGNATSKKTCFMGCCPNLKARHQFGRKAKKETAGLAEIQQERNFIHKISRPLDVQAVEPVKSYESLESRMKVLKEIVEALKNDDINFIGIYGLGGVGKTTLAKQQVIAQVKEEGLFKVVAIANVTHTLDLSRVQQEIADWLGFKFDIDSIEVRAAMLRSRLKQEKKVLIVLDDIWEKMELEKIGIPNLDDHKGCKILMTSRDLSTLLEMGVQRHFLLQVLGEEETWQLFQKKAGNFKNSKLQSIAIALARRCAGLPVLIVAVATSLRDKELYEWKDALEHLQKFDHKGMDAQVYSALELSYKFLGDDAKSLLVFCAQLSGIIHIGDLVRYAMGLGLFHNCTTISVLRNRLLTVVNDLKRSCLLLEGDNNEIVKMHDVVRSFVRVCAFKQHHVFTVTSQTELEEGPKYTFELCNAISLPYCKITDLPQVLECPKLESFIFYNDNPLLKIPDNFFSRTKKLKLLDLSNVNLSPLPSSLGFLRNLQTLCLDRCVFEDISAIGQLNKLQVLSLMGSNIVRLPTEIRNLTRLQILDLSRCRRLEVIPPGILICLTKIEELCMLGCFVKWEDEDHASKRNNVSLSELKTLSKLINLQIHIIEAKIIPVDLFHRKLERFRIFIGDSWDVYGNDDSSKILKLKLNVGFELERVKVLLLETEDLYLEDLKGVENVLPKLERKGFPELKHLQIQNCHEIQCIIDRTRMGDIISFPSLESLYLLNLTKLEKIWYGPFATSSFTSLKKLKVGKCNVLKNLFSFSMFKFLIQLQEINVSECEILKEIVAVSYEDETIKLTQLHTLTLEDLPQLDGFYSPINEASAEILLVDESEIFFGKKVDFPNLYQLIIFGVQRLKVIWGNELSEDSFRKLRGLMVGNAKEMVKVFPPKLEFTRFQNLEMLSIHGCDVLTEVFDIRSLIDVKIERGSIVVSQLKELQVLNTPNLKHVWNEDPKGILDFNNLSLLDIRECPSLKSVFPASTARGLVHLEKLLVADSAIKEIVAGDEEGIEDASAFQFPQIKEIILRRLPQLETFYPGTYTSEWPALKRLAITGCNKFLLRTMFHEMSQIIPNLEELALNSKEVRMIREGQLPVDLFHSLKVVEFNFLNEEPAFFPYDLLHIFHNLEKLSVAYSEIKELFPPGVVGDDKCQMILTRMHSLDLVYLPNVKTIWNQVLQKTLENLDVTGCDKLIILAPSSASFQCLTSLEIKECKGLLSLVTSSTAKSLIQLHKLEVRKCDQLKVIISDEGDEIMDEINFNKLEILELDGLPSLTSFCSGNYSFRFPSLTNVVVNQCPKMEFFSNGISSTPLLAKVQKTKEEHVGDWLGNLNSTICFLYKKMVGFRGLQHVKLSEFSNLKDRWHNELPVEIFCDCDLESLVIDAVDYSSYAIPSNLLAYLNKLEELEVSNCEVLEDVFDVRGLSAEHGDADLLSKLNKFHLINVPRLRNIWNEHDQGILNFKHLKSLKVHHCSNLRIIFTPSMTQGLVQLQKMEVKYCNSVEEIITKGSANEVTNKVIFPLLRSIILESLPGLISLNGGSKILECPSLEEIAIVDCPTTFTCTFLRELQSNPADGITEPKIQFPKLVVLKSINMEKIWHNHNLEFCSFDKLTAFSVEGCGNLAYVLTSSMVRSLAQLKEFQICDCESIKEVIRTEGDTEEMVFPKLNYLKLKGLPKLVKFCRGNLIQYPSMEDLWIENCPCLRTFVSTSNEVGQQHDSSTTLFDEKVDFPNLYKLMISGAQRLEVIWGNELSEDSFCKLRELRVKNAEEVVKVFPPNLEFTRFQNLEGLYIYDCDVLTEVFDIRALIDVKIERGGIAVSQLKELEVFNTPNLKHVWNEDPKGIVDFNNLSLLDIRECPSLKSVFPASVARGLVHLEKLYVLDSAIKEIVAGDEEGIEDASAFQFPQMKELILRRLPKLKTFYPGTYTSEWPALQQLCITQCYRFHLPTLCQIIPNLEELALNDKEVGMIREGQLPVDLFQSLKGVEFNFFNIESAVFPYDLLHIFHNLEKLYVVFSKIKELFPPEGDEKCGMIFSRMHSLELHYLPNLKTIWNKVLQTLETLYVKGCDQLIILAPSSASFQCLTSLEIKACKGLLSLVTSSTAKSLIQLEKLKVSKCDQVKVIISDEGDEIMDEINFINLEILELYGLPNLTSFCSGNQSFRFPSLTNVVVNQCPDIEFFSKGDSSTPLLERVQETREDNRGEWLGNLNSTIRFLYNKMIDETGTERETETETETDIDSETEMEFEGNENGI; from the exons ATGGAAGTGACAGCTCCATTTGCGAATGCTGCCGCCACTAAAGTTAGCAATGAAGCAATTGATTCGGTGTGGCGTCAAATTGGATACATATGGAACTACAAAAGCAACATCGAAGACCTTGAGCATCAACTTGTAAAGCTGAAAGCTGAAAGACAGAGCATGCTAAACAGTATGGATGAGGCCAGAAGGAACGGGGAAGAAATTGAAGATACTGCAACCATCTGGTTGAAGAGTGCGGATGACGCAATTGAAGCAGCAGATGAGATCCTTAAAGGCAATGCCACTTCCAAAAAGACCTGCTTCATGGGTTGCTGTCCTAATTTGAAGGCCCGTCACCAATTTGGCAGAAAAGCAAAGAAGGAGACAGCAGGACTTGCAGAAATTCAACAAGAAAGAAATTTCATTCATAAAATCTCCCGTCCTCTGGATGTGCAGGCAGTGGAGCCTGTCAAAAGTTACGAGTCATTAGAATCAAGAATGAAAGTATTGAAGGAAATTGTAGAGGCCTTGAAGAATGATGATATTAATTTCATTGGGATATATGGTTTAGGAGGTGTGGGTAAAACTACGCTCGCGAAACAACAAGTCATTGCACAAGTCAAAGAAGAAGGGCTTTTCAAAGTGGTGGCTATAGCTAATGTGACCCATACTTTGGACCTGAGTAGAGTTCAACAAGAAATTGCAGATTGGTTAGGTTTCAAGTTTGACATTGACTCCATTGAAGTAAGGGCAGCAATGTTACGTTCACGGTTGAAACAAGAGAAAAAAGTTCTTATTGTTCTAGATGATATTTGGGAGAAGATGGAATTGGAGAAGATAGGAATACCTAATTTGGATGATCATAAAGGATGTAAAATATTAATGACGTCCAGGGATCTAAGTACGTTATTGGAGATGGGTGTGCAGAGACATTTTCTGCTTCAAGTTTTAGGAGAAGAAGAGACATGGCAATTATTTCAAAAGAAGGCTGGTAATTTTAAAAACTCAAAATTACAATCAATTGCAATTGCATTGGCAAGGAGATGTGCAGGTTTACCAGTTCTTATTGTGGCAGTTGCAACCTCATTGAGAGATAAGGAGTTGTATGAATGGAAGGATGCCTTGGAACACCTGCAAAAATTCGACCACAAGGGGATGGATGCACAGGTTTACTCAGCCCTGGAGTTGAGTTACAAGTTTTTGGGAGATGATGCCAAGTCCTTGTTAGTCTTTTGTGCACAACTATCAGGAATCATACACATTGGGGACTTGGTGAGATATGCAATGGGGTTGGGCTTATTTCATAACTGCACTACCATCAGCGTTCTAAGAAACAGACTACTTACTGTGGTCAATGACTTAAAAAGGTCATGTTTGTTACTGGAAGGCGACAACAATGAGATTGTTAAAATGCACGATGTTGTTCGCAGTTTTGTTAGAGTATGTGCATTCAAGCAACATCATGTCTTCACTGTAACTTCTCAAACTGAGCTGGAAGAAGGGCCAAAGTACACATTTGAACTATGCAATGCAATTTCATTGCCATATTGCAAAATCACTGATCTTCCTCAAGTATTAGAATGCCCAAAACTTGAGTCATTTATCTTCTACAATGACAATCCCTTGCTTAAGATCCCAGACAATTTTTTTAGCAGAACGAAAAAATTGAAACTTctggatttatctaatgtgaATTTGTCACCATTACCATCATCACTTGGCTTTCTTCGGAACCTTCAAACATTGTGCTTGGATCGTTGTGTTTTCGAAGATATAAGTGCAATCGGACAACTAAATAAGTTGCAAGTTCTCAGTTTAATGGGTTCCAACATAGTTCGGCTGCCAACAGAAATCAGGAACTTGACTCGTTTACAAATTCTGGATTTAAGTAGATGTCGAAGACTTGAAGTGATTCCACCAGGTATCTTAATTTGCTTGACCAAAATAGAAGAGTTGTGCATGTTGGGTTGCTTTGTTAAGTGGGAGGATGAAGATCATGCTAGCAAAAGAAATAATGTTAGTCTTTCTGAATTGAAGACTTTGTCTAAGCTAATCAATTTACAAATTCATATTATTGAAGCAAAGATCATTCCTGTTGATTTGTTCCATAGGAAGTTAGAAAGATTCAGAATTTTTATTGGGGATAGTTGGGATGTTTATGGTAACGATGATAGTTCCAAAATACTAAAACTCAAGCTCAATGTTGGCTTTGAATTGGAGAGGGTAAAAGTCTTATTGTTAGAAACCGAAGATCTGTATTTGGAAGATCTCAAGGGTGTGGAAAATGTGCTCCCCAAATTAGAAAGGAAAGGCTTTCCGGAATTGAAGCATCTGCAAATCCAAAACTGCCATGAGATACAATGTATTATAGACAGGACAAGAATGGGTGACATCATCAGTTTTCCAAGTCTTGAGTCGTTATATTTACTTAATTTGACCAAATTGGAAAAGATCTGGTATGGCCCATTTGCAACGAGCTCTTTTACCAGCTTAAAGAAGTTGAAGGTGGGGAAATGCAATGTATTGAAGAATTTGTTTTCATTCTCTATGTTTAAATTCCTTATCCAGCTACAAGAAATTAATGTGAGTGAATGTGAAATCCTGAAAGAGATTGTTGCTGTGAGTTATGAAGATGAAACAATCAAGCTGACTCAATTACACACTTTAACGCTAGAAGATCTACCCCAGCTTGATGGCTTTTACTCTCCAATTAATGAGGCTTCTGCAGAAATTTTATTGGTGGATGAATCTGAAATTTTTTTCGGCAAAAAG GTTGATTTCCCTAACTTGTACCAACTGATAATTTTCGGAGTACAAAGGTTGAAGGTAATATGGGGTAATGAACTCAGTGAAGATTCCTTCCGCAAACTCAGAGGATTGATGGTAGGAAATGCAAAAGAAATGGTGAAAGTTTTCCCTCCCAAATTGGAATTCACAAGATTTCAGAATCTTGAGATGTTATCTATACATGGTTGTGATGTTCTAACAGAGGTGTTTGACATCCGATCTTTGATTGATGTAAAGATAGAAAGAGGTAGTATAGTAGTTTCTCAATTGAAAGAACTACAGGTACTTAATACTCCAAATTTAAAGCATGTATGGAACGAAGATCCCAAAGGAATTCTCGACTTTAACAATTTAAGCTTGCTGGATATTCGTGAATGCCCAAGTCTGAAAAGTGTGTTTCCAGCCTCCACAGCAAGAGGTCTTGTGCATCTAGAAAAGCTTCTTGTAGCAGATTCGGCAATCAAGGAAATCGTTGCAGGGGATGAGGAAGGAATAGAAGATGCATCTgcgtttcaatttcctcaaataaaagaaataatacttAGAAGATTACCACAACTTGAAACATTCTACCCAGGAACTTATACCTCAGAGTGGCCTGCATTAAAAAGATTAGCTATCACGGGATGCAATAAGTTTCTCCTACGGACCATGTTCCATGAAATG TCTCAGATCATCCCAAACTTAGAAGAATTAGCTCTAAATTCCAAGGAAGTCAGAATGATACGTGAAGGCCAACTTCCAGTGGATTTGTTTCACAGTCTCAAAGTTGTTGAGTTCAATTTTTTGAATGAAGAGCCTGCATTTTTTCCATATGATCTTCTTCACATTTTCCACAATTTGGAAAAACTTTCTGTGGCATACAGTGAAATCAAAGAGTTGTTCCCACCTGGAGTAGTTGGAGATGACAAATGTCAAATGATTCTTACAAGAATGCATTCCTTGGACTTGGTCTATCTTCCCAATGTAAAGACCATATGGAACCAAGTCCTTCAAAAAACTCTTGAAAATCTTGATGTGACAGGATGTGATAAGTTAATCATTTTAGCACCATCCTCTGCTTCTTTCCAATGTCTAACATCCTTGGAAATAAAGGAGTGCAAAGGATTATTGAGCTTAGTGACATCTTCAACAGCAAAAAGTCTGATTCAGCTCCATAAATTGGAAGTAAGAAAATGCGATCAATTGAAAGTTATTATATCAGATGAGGGAGATGAAATAATGGATGAGATTAACTTCAACAAATTAGAAATTTTGGAACTTGACGGTCTTCCAAGCCTCACCAGTTTCTGCTCAGGAAATTACAGTTTCAGATTTCCTTCTTTGACAAATGTAGTTGTGAACCAATGCCCCAAGATGGAGTTCTTTTCTAATGGAATCTCAAGCACACCACTGTTAGCAAAAGTACAAAAGACAAAAGAAGAGCATGTAGGAGATTGGCTTGGCAATCTTAACTCGACTATATGTTTCTTGTACAAAAAGATG gtTGGATTCCGGGGGCTGCAGCATGTGAAACTCTCTGAGTTTTCAAACTTGAAAGACAGATGGCACAATGAACTTCCAGTAGAGATCTTCTGTGACTGCGATTTAGAATCACTGGTGATCGATGCGGTCGACTATTCCTCATATGCAATACCATCTAATTTACTTGCCTACTTGAACAAATTAGAGGAGCTGGAAGTAAGTAATTGTGAAGTACTGGAAGATGTTTTTGATGTACGAGGATTGAGTGCGGAACATGGAGACGCCGATCTTTTGTCTAAGCTAAATAAGTTTCACTTGATTAATGTGCCAAGGTTGAGAAACATATGGAATGAACATGATCAAGGAATATTGAACTTTAAACACCTTAAATCGCTTAAGGTTCATCATTGTAGCAATCTGAGGATTATATTCACTCCATCTATGACTCAAGGACTTGTTCAGCTGCAAAAGATGGAAGTAAAGTATTGTAATTCAGTAGAAGAAATCATCACAAAAGGATCAGCAAATGAAGTTACGAATAAAGTCATATTTCCGTTGCTCCGGTCCATTATCCTAGAGTCTTTGCCAGGCTTAATTAGTTTGAATGGTGGAAGCAAAATTCTGGAATGTCCATCTTTAGAAGAGATAGCCATAGTTGATTGTCCAACTACATTTACTTGTACATTTCTGAGAGAGCTACAATCGAATCCCGCTGATGGAATTACCGAGCCCAAG ATTCAATTCCCCAAATTGGTAGTACTGAAATCAATAAACATGGAGAAGATATGGCACAACCACAACTTAGAGTTTTGTTCATTTGACAAATTGACAGCCTTTAGTGTTGAAGGCTGTGGAAATTTAGCATATGTATTGACATCTTCTATGGTTAGGAGCCTTGCTCAGCTAAAGGAATTTCAGATATGTGATTGCGAATCCATAAAAGAAGTTATAAGGACAGAAGGAGACACTGAAGAGATGGTATTCCCCAAATTGAACTATTTAAAGTTGAAGGGTCTTCCAAAACTTGTAAAATTTTGCAGGGGAAACTTAATTCAGTATCCTTCCATGGAAGATCTATGGATAGAAAATTGTCCTTGTCTACGAACATTTGTCTCAACTAGTAATGAAGTTGGTCAACAACATGATTCCAGTACTACTCTTTTTGATGAAAAG GTTGATTTCCCTAACTTGTACAAACTGATGATTTCCGGAGCACAAAGGTTGGAGGTAATATGGGGTAATGAACTTAGTGAAGATTCCTTCTGCAAACTCAGAGAATTGAGGGTAAAAAATGCAGAAGAAGTGGTGAAAGTTTTCCCACCCAATTTGGAATTCACAAGATTTCAGAATCTTGAgggattatatatatatgattgtgATGTTCTAACAGAGGTGTTTGACATCCGAGCTTTGATTGATGTAAAGATAGAAAGAGGTGGTATAGCAGTTTCTCAATTGAAAGAACTAGAGGTATTTAATACCCCAAATTTAAAGCATGTATGGAACGAAGATCCCAAAGGAATTGTCGACTTTAACAATTTAAGCTTGCTGGATATTCGTGAATGCCCAAGTCTGAAAAGCGTATTTCCAGCATCCGTAGCAAGAGGTCTTGTgcatctagaaaagctttacgTATTAGATTCGGCAATCAAGGAAATCGTTGCAGGGGATGAGGAAGGAATAGAAGATGCATCTgcgtttcaatttcctcaaatgaaagaattaatACTTAGAAGATTACCAAAACTTAAAACATTCTACCCAGGAACATATACCTCAGAATGGCCAGCATTACAACAATTATGTATCACCCAATGCTATCGATTTCACCTACCGACTCTG TGCCAGATCATCCCGAACTTAGAAGAATTAGCTCTAAATGACAAGGAAGTCGGAATGATACGTGAAGGCCAACTTCCTGTGGATTTGTTTCAAAGTCTCAAAGGTGTTGAGTTTAATTTTTTCAATATAGAGTCTGCAGTTTTTCCATATGATCTTCTTCACATATTCCACAATTTGGAAAAACTTTATGTGGTATTCAGTAAAATCAAAGAGCTGTTCCCACCCGAAGGAGATGAGAAATGTGGAATGATTTTTTCAAGAATGCATTCATTGGAATTGCACTATCTTCCCAATCTAAAGACCATATGGAACAAAGTCCTTCAAACACTTGAAACTCTTTATGTGAAAGGATGTGATCAGTTAATCATTTTAGCACCATCCTCTGCTTCTTTCCAATGTCTAACATCCCTGGAAATAAAGGCGTGCAAAGGATTATTGAGCTTAGTGACATCTTCAACGGCAAAAAGTCTGATTCAGCTCGAGAAATTGAAAGTAAGCAAATGTGATCAAGTGAAAGTCATTATATCAGATGAGGGAGATGAAATAATGGATGAGATTAACTTCATCAATTTAGAAATTTTGGAACTCTATGGTCTGCCAAACCTCACCAGTTTCTGCTCAGGGAATCAAAGTTTCAGATTCCCTTCTTTGACAAATGTAGTTGTGAATCAATGCCCCGATATTGAGTTCTTTTCTAAGGGAGATTCTAGCACACCACTGTTGGAAAGAGTACAGGAGACAAGAGAAGATAATAGAGGAGAATGGCTCGGCAATCTTAACTCGACTATTCGTTTCCTGTACAACAAGATG ATTGACGAAACGGGAACGGAACgggaaacagaaacagaaacggAAACTGACATCGATTCTGAAACGGAAATGGAATTTGAAGGAAACGAAAATGGAATCTAA